Proteins encoded together in one Ictidomys tridecemlineatus isolate mIctTri1 chromosome 3, mIctTri1.hap1, whole genome shotgun sequence window:
- the Usp19 gene encoding ubiquitin carboxyl-terminal hydrolase 19 isoform X4: MSGGASATGPRRGPPGLEEATSKKKQKDRANQESKDGDPRRGSVPTPQEEHTKEELLLDWGQNENEVIVKLRVGVGPLRLEEVVTVFTDTNCVVRLPGGRQWGGVLYAEMESSCAKVQSVKGGVLQLALPKKVPLLTWPSLLKPLGTQELVPMLRCQENGQELSPIALDPGPEPRRAKQEARNQKRAQGRGEVGSGAGPGAQAGPSAKRAVHLCRGPEGEGSRDGPGPQGDAPPFLADPAPQVEAEEQLCVPPLNPQTCLLGSEKNLALLAGEKSVSPRNDPVSPAVAQIRDPGKDDHVKEEMTVATDAATLVDEPESMVNLAFVKNDSYEKGPDSVVVHVYVKEIHRDTSRVLFREQDFTLIFQTRDGNFLRLHPGCGPHTIFRWQVKLRNLIEPEHCTFCFTASRIDICLHKRQSQRWGGLEAPAARGAVGGAKVAVPTGPTPLDSTPPGGTPHPLTGQEEARAMEKDKSKARSEDTGLDGVVTRTTLEHVVPKPESHLASPKPTCMVPPMPHSPVSGDSVEEEEEEEKKVCLPGFTGLVNLGNTCFMNSVIQSLSNTRELRDFFHDRSFEAEINYNNPLGTGGRLAIGFAVLLRALWKGTHHAFQPSKLKAIVASKASQFTGYAQHDAQEFMAFLLDGLHEDLNRIQNKPYTETVDSDGRPDEVVAEEAWQRHKMRNDSFIVDLFQGQYKSKLVCPVCAKVSITFDPFLYLPVPLPQKQKVLPVFYFAREPHSKPIKFLVSVSKENSSVSEVLDSLSQSVHVKPENLRLAEVIKNRFHRIFLPSHSLDTVSPSDMLLCFELLSPELAKERVVVLEVQQRPQVPSIPISKCAACQRKQQSEDEKLKRCTRCYRVGYCNQLCQKTHWPDHKGLCRPENIGYPFLVSVPASRLTYARLAQLLEGYARYSVSVFQPPFQPGRMALESQSPGCTTLLSNSSLEAGDSEKDSTQPPELQLVTSVAEGDMGVPQMWASPDRCPVPSTSGISSEMLTSGPIEGTSLPPVERVSRPEAAVPGYQHPSEAINAHTPQFFIYKIDASNREQRLEDKGETPLELGDDCSLALVWRNNERLQEFVLVDSKDLECAEDPGSAGEAARAGHFTLDQCLNLFTRPEVLAPEEAWYCPQCKQHREASKQLLLWRLPNVLIVQLKRFSFRSFIWRDKINDLVEFPVRNLDLSKFCIGQKEEQLPSYDLYAVINHYGGMIGGHYTACARLPNDRSSQRSDVGWRLFDDSTVTTVDESQVVTRYAYVLFYRRRNSPVERPPRAGHSEHHPDLGPAAEAAASQASRIWQELEAEEELVPEGPGPLGPWGPQDWVGPPPRGSTTPDEGCLRYFVLGTMAALVALVLNVFYPLVSQSHWR, from the exons ATGTCTGGCGGGGCCAGTGCCACAGGCCCAAGGAGAGGGCCCCCAGGACTGGAGGAGGCCACTAGTAAGAAGAAGCAGAAGGATAGAGCAAACCAGGAGAGCAAGGATGGAGATCCTAGGAGAG GGTCAGTGCCCACTCCACAGGAGGAGCATACCAAAGAGG AGTTGTTGCTTGATTGGGGACAGAATGAAAATGAGGTAATTGTCAAGCTGCGTGTGGGAGTAGGTCCCTtgcggctggaggaggtggttacTGTTTTCACAGACACCAACTGTGTGGTGCGGCTTCCAG GTGGTCGGCAGTGGGGTGGTGTCCTTTATGCTGAAATGGAAAGTTCTTGCGCCAAAGTTCAGTCCGTTAAAGGTGGAGTCCTACAGCTGGCATTACCCAAGAAGGTGCCTCTGCTCACATGGCCCTCTCTCCTG AAACCTCTAGGGACCCAGGAGCTGGTGCCCATGCTGCGGTGCCAGGAGAATGGGCAGGAACTGTCTCCCATTGCCCTGGACCCAGGCCCTGAGCCCCGCCGGGCTAAGCAGGAGGCCCGGAACCAGAAGCGGGCCCAGGGCCGTGGTGAGGTAGGCTCAGGGGCTGGCCCCGGGGCCCAGGCAGGGCCCAGCGCCAAGAGGGCTGTACATCTCTGCAGAGGGCCAGAGGGGGAAGGGTCCAGGGATGGCCCTGGACCCCAGGGTGATGCCCCACCCTTCCTGGCTGATCCAGCCCCCCAG GTTGAGGCTGAAGAACAGCTCTGTGTACCACCACTGAATCCGCAAACCTGCCTCCTAGGCTCAGAGAAGAATTTAGCCCTTTTGGCAGGAGAGAAGTCAGTGTCCCCCAGGAATGACCCAGTCTCCCCAGCAGTGGCCCAGATCAGAGACCCTGGGAAAGATGACCATGTCAAAGAAGAGATGACAGTAGCAACAGATGCCGCAACGTTGGTGGATG AGCCTGAGTCCATGGTGAACCTGGCATTTGTCAAGAATGACTCATATGAGAAGGGCCCGGATTCAGTGGTGGTGCACGTGTATGTGAAGGAGATCCACAGGGATACCTCTCGAGTACTTTTCCGTGAACAGGACTTCACACTCATCTTCCAGACCAG GGATGGAAACTTCTTGAGGCTGCATCCGGGCTGTGGGCCCCACACCATCTTCCGTTGGCAGGTGAAGCTCAG GAACCTGATTGAGCCAGAACATTGTACCTTCTGTTTCACGGCCTCTCGCATTGACATCTGCCTCCATAAGCGTCAGAGTCAGCGTTGGGGGGGGCTGGAGGCCCCAGCTGCACGAG gtgcagtgggtggtGCAAAGGTTGCCGTGCCGACAGGTCCAACACCTCTGGATTCAACCCCTCCGGGAGGTACCCCTCACCCCCTAACAGGCCAGGAGGAAGCCCGGGCTATGGAGAAAGATAAATCCAAGGCTCGATCCGAGGACACAGGGCTGGATGGTGTGGTGACCCGCACAACCTTGGAGCATGTTGTCCCAAAGCCAGAGTCACACCTGGCCTCG CCCAAGCCCACATGTATGGTACCTCCAATGCCCCACAGCCCTGTGAGTGGAGATAgcgtggaagaggaggaggaggaagagaagaaggtgtGTCTGCCAGGTTTCACTGGTCTTGTCAACTTAGGCAACACTTGCTTCATGAACAGTGTCATTCAGTCTCTTTCCAACACTCGGGAACTTCGGGACTTCTTCCATG ACCGTTCCTTTGAGGCAGAGATCAACTACAACAACCCACTGGGGACAGGTGGACGTCTGGCCATTGGCTTTGCTGTGTTGCTCCGGGCCCTGTGGAAGGGCACTCACCATGCctttcagccttccaagttgaaG GCCATTGTGGCAAGCAAGGCCAGCCAGTTCACAGGCTATGCCCAGCATGATGCCCAGGAGTTCATGGCTTTCCTGCTGGATGGGCTACATGAGGACCTGAATCGAATCCAGAACAAGCCATACACGGAAACTGTGGACTCGGATGGACGGCCTGAtgag GTGGTGGCTGAGGAAGCATGGCAGCGGCACAAGATGAGGAACGATTCTTTCATTGTGGACCTATTTCAGGGCCAGTACAAGTCGAAGCTGGTGTGCCCTGTATGTGCCAAG GTCTCCATCACATTTGACCCGTTCCTTTATCTGCCGGTGCCCTTGCCACAAAAACAAAAGGTTCTCCCTGTCTTTTATTTTGCCCGAGAGCCACATAGCAAGCCTATCAAG TTCCTGGTGAGTGTTAGCAAGGAAAATTCCAGTGTGAGTGAAGTTTTGGATTCCCTCTCTCAGAGTGTCCATGTGAAACCTGAGAACCTGCGTCTGGCTGAG GTAATTAAGAATCGCTTCCATCGCATATTCCTGCCCTCTCACTCATTGGACACTGTGTCCCCATCTGACATGCTTCTCTGCTTTGAGCTGCTGTCCCCAGAGTTAGCTAAGGAACGGGTAGTGGTGCTAGAAGTACAACAG CGCCCCCAGGTGCCCAGCATCCCTATCTCCAAGTGTGCCGCCTGCCAGCGGAAGCAGCAGTCAGAGGATGAAAAACTGAAGCGATGTACCCGGTGCTACCGTGTGGGCTACTGCAACCA gCTCTGTCAGAAAACCCATTGGCCTGACCACAAGGGTCTCTGCCGCCCTGAGAACATTGGCTACCCCTTCCTGGTCAGTGTACCTGCCTCACGCCTCACTTATGCCCGTCTTGCTCAGCTGCTAGAGGGTTATGCGCG GTACTCTGTGAGTGTATTCCAGCCACCCTTCCAGCCTGGTCGCATGGCCTTGGAGTCTCAGAGCCCTGGCTGTACCACACTGCTCTCCAATAGCTCCCTGGAGGCTGGGGACAGCGAGAAGGACtccactcagcctcctgagctccagcTGGTGACCTCTGTGGCTGAAGGGGATATGGGGGTCCCCCAGATGTGGGCATCTCCTGATCGGTGCCCTGTGCCTAGCACCAGTGGAATTTCTTCTGAGATGCTGACTAGTGGGCCTATTGAGGGTACTTCTTTGCCTCCTGTCGAGAGGGTGTCCCGGCCTGAAG CTGCTGTGCCAGGATACCAACATCCAAGTGAAGCCATAAATGCCCACACACCCCagttcttcatctataaaattgaTGCATCTAACCGAGAGCAGCGGCTAGAGGATAAAG GGGAGACCCCACTGGAGTTGGGTGATGACTGTAGCCTGGCTCTGGTTTGGCGAAACAATGAGCGCCTGCAGGAGTTTGTGTTGGTAGACTCCAAGGACCTGGAATGTGCTGAGGACCCAGGCTCTGCTGGTGAGGCTGCTCGCGCTGGCCACTTCACCCTGGACCAGTGCCTCAACCTCTTCACACGGCCTGAGGTGCTGGCACCTGAGGAGGCCTG GTACTGCCCACAGTGCAAACAGCACCGTGAGGCCTCCAAGCAACTGTTGCTATGGCGCTTGCCAAATGTGCTCATTGTGCAGCTCAAGCGCTTCTCCTTTCGTAGTTTTATCTGGCGTGATAAGATCAATGACTTGGTGGAGTTCCCGGTTCG GAACCTAGATCTGAGCAAGTTCTGTATTGGTCAGAAAGAGGAGCAGTTGCCCAGCTACGACCTGTATGCTGTCATCAACCACTATGGAGGCATGATTGGTGGCCACTACACGGCCTGCGCACGCCTGCCCAATGATCGCAGCAGCCAGCGCAGTGACGTGG GCTGGCGCTTATTTGATGACAGCACAGTGACGACAGTAGACGAGAGCCAGGTTGTGACACGTTATGCCTATGTACTCTTCTACCGCCGACGGAACTCTCCTGTGGAGAGGCCCCCAAGGGCAGGTCACTCTGAGCACCACCCAGACCTAGGCCCTGCAGCTGAGGCTGCTGCTAGCCAG GCTTCCCGGATTTGGCAGGAGCTCGAGGCCGAGGAGGAGCTGGTGCCTGAAGGGCCGGGGCCCCTGGGCCCATGGGGGCCCCAAGACTGGGTGGGCCCCCCGCCACGTGGCTCTACCACACCAGACGAGGGCTGCCTTCGGTACTTTGTCCTGGGCACCATGGCAGCTTTGGTGGCCCTTGTGCTCAACGTGTTCTATCCTCTGGTATCCCAGAGTCACTGGAGATGA
- the Usp19 gene encoding ubiquitin carboxyl-terminal hydrolase 19 isoform X1: MSGGASATGPRRGPPGLEEATSKKKQKDRANQESKDGDPRRGSVPTPQEEHTKEELLLDWGQNENEVIVKLRVGVGPLRLEEVVTVFTDTNCVVRLPGGRQWGGVLYAEMESSCAKVQSVKGGVLQLALPKKVPLLTWPSLLKPLGTQELVPMLRCQENGQELSPIALDPGPEPRRAKQEARNQKRAQGRGEVGSGAGPGAQAGPSAKRAVHLCRGPEGEGSRDGPGPQGDAPPFLADPAPQVEAEEQLCVPPLNPQTCLLGSEKNLALLAGEKSVSPRNDPVSPAVAQIRDPGKDDHVKEEMTVATDAATLVDGKEPESMVNLAFVKNDSYEKGPDSVVVHVYVKEIHRDTSRVLFREQDFTLIFQTRDGNFLRLHPGCGPHTIFRWQVKLRNLIEPEHCTFCFTASRIDICLHKRQSQRWGGLEAPAARGAVGGAKVAVPTGPTPLDSTPPGGTPHPLTGQEEARAMEKDKSKARSEDTGLDGVVTRTTLEHVVPKPESHLASPKPTCMVPPMPHSPVSGDSVEEEEEEEKKVCLPGFTGLVNLGNTCFMNSVIQSLSNTRELRDFFHDRSFEAEINYNNPLGTGGRLAIGFAVLLRALWKGTHHAFQPSKLKAIVASKASQFTGYAQHDAQEFMAFLLDGLHEDLNRIQNKPYTETVDSDGRPDEVVAEEAWQRHKMRNDSFIVDLFQGQYKSKLVCPVCAKVSITFDPFLYLPVPLPQKQKVLPVFYFAREPHSKPIKFLVSVSKENSSVSEVLDSLSQSVHVKPENLRLAEVIKNRFHRIFLPSHSLDTVSPSDMLLCFELLSPELAKERVVVLEVQQRPQVPSIPISKCAACQRKQQSEDEKLKRCTRCYRVGYCNQLCQKTHWPDHKGLCRPENIGYPFLVSVPASRLTYARLAQLLEGYARYSVSVFQPPFQPGRMALESQSPGCTTLLSNSSLEAGDSEKDSTQPPELQLVTSVAEGDMGVPQMWASPDRCPVPSTSGISSEMLTSGPIEGTSLPPVERVSRPEAAVPGYQHPSEAINAHTPQFFIYKIDASNREQRLEDKGETPLELGDDCSLALVWRNNERLQEFVLVDSKDLECAEDPGSAGEAARAGHFTLDQCLNLFTRPEVLAPEEAWYCPQCKQHREASKQLLLWRLPNVLIVQLKRFSFRSFIWRDKINDLVEFPVRNLDLSKFCIGQKEEQLPSYDLYAVINHYGGMIGGHYTACARLPNDRSSQRSDVGWRLFDDSTVTTVDESQVVTRYAYVLFYRRRNSPVERPPRAGHSEHHPDLGPAAEAAASQASRIWQELEAEEELVPEGPGPLGPWGPQDWVGPPPRGSTTPDEGCLRYFVLGTMAALVALVLNVFYPLVSQSHWR; the protein is encoded by the exons ATGTCTGGCGGGGCCAGTGCCACAGGCCCAAGGAGAGGGCCCCCAGGACTGGAGGAGGCCACTAGTAAGAAGAAGCAGAAGGATAGAGCAAACCAGGAGAGCAAGGATGGAGATCCTAGGAGAG GGTCAGTGCCCACTCCACAGGAGGAGCATACCAAAGAGG AGTTGTTGCTTGATTGGGGACAGAATGAAAATGAGGTAATTGTCAAGCTGCGTGTGGGAGTAGGTCCCTtgcggctggaggaggtggttacTGTTTTCACAGACACCAACTGTGTGGTGCGGCTTCCAG GTGGTCGGCAGTGGGGTGGTGTCCTTTATGCTGAAATGGAAAGTTCTTGCGCCAAAGTTCAGTCCGTTAAAGGTGGAGTCCTACAGCTGGCATTACCCAAGAAGGTGCCTCTGCTCACATGGCCCTCTCTCCTG AAACCTCTAGGGACCCAGGAGCTGGTGCCCATGCTGCGGTGCCAGGAGAATGGGCAGGAACTGTCTCCCATTGCCCTGGACCCAGGCCCTGAGCCCCGCCGGGCTAAGCAGGAGGCCCGGAACCAGAAGCGGGCCCAGGGCCGTGGTGAGGTAGGCTCAGGGGCTGGCCCCGGGGCCCAGGCAGGGCCCAGCGCCAAGAGGGCTGTACATCTCTGCAGAGGGCCAGAGGGGGAAGGGTCCAGGGATGGCCCTGGACCCCAGGGTGATGCCCCACCCTTCCTGGCTGATCCAGCCCCCCAG GTTGAGGCTGAAGAACAGCTCTGTGTACCACCACTGAATCCGCAAACCTGCCTCCTAGGCTCAGAGAAGAATTTAGCCCTTTTGGCAGGAGAGAAGTCAGTGTCCCCCAGGAATGACCCAGTCTCCCCAGCAGTGGCCCAGATCAGAGACCCTGGGAAAGATGACCATGTCAAAGAAGAGATGACAGTAGCAACAGATGCCGCAACGTTGGTGGATGgtaaag AGCCTGAGTCCATGGTGAACCTGGCATTTGTCAAGAATGACTCATATGAGAAGGGCCCGGATTCAGTGGTGGTGCACGTGTATGTGAAGGAGATCCACAGGGATACCTCTCGAGTACTTTTCCGTGAACAGGACTTCACACTCATCTTCCAGACCAG GGATGGAAACTTCTTGAGGCTGCATCCGGGCTGTGGGCCCCACACCATCTTCCGTTGGCAGGTGAAGCTCAG GAACCTGATTGAGCCAGAACATTGTACCTTCTGTTTCACGGCCTCTCGCATTGACATCTGCCTCCATAAGCGTCAGAGTCAGCGTTGGGGGGGGCTGGAGGCCCCAGCTGCACGAG gtgcagtgggtggtGCAAAGGTTGCCGTGCCGACAGGTCCAACACCTCTGGATTCAACCCCTCCGGGAGGTACCCCTCACCCCCTAACAGGCCAGGAGGAAGCCCGGGCTATGGAGAAAGATAAATCCAAGGCTCGATCCGAGGACACAGGGCTGGATGGTGTGGTGACCCGCACAACCTTGGAGCATGTTGTCCCAAAGCCAGAGTCACACCTGGCCTCG CCCAAGCCCACATGTATGGTACCTCCAATGCCCCACAGCCCTGTGAGTGGAGATAgcgtggaagaggaggaggaggaagagaagaaggtgtGTCTGCCAGGTTTCACTGGTCTTGTCAACTTAGGCAACACTTGCTTCATGAACAGTGTCATTCAGTCTCTTTCCAACACTCGGGAACTTCGGGACTTCTTCCATG ACCGTTCCTTTGAGGCAGAGATCAACTACAACAACCCACTGGGGACAGGTGGACGTCTGGCCATTGGCTTTGCTGTGTTGCTCCGGGCCCTGTGGAAGGGCACTCACCATGCctttcagccttccaagttgaaG GCCATTGTGGCAAGCAAGGCCAGCCAGTTCACAGGCTATGCCCAGCATGATGCCCAGGAGTTCATGGCTTTCCTGCTGGATGGGCTACATGAGGACCTGAATCGAATCCAGAACAAGCCATACACGGAAACTGTGGACTCGGATGGACGGCCTGAtgag GTGGTGGCTGAGGAAGCATGGCAGCGGCACAAGATGAGGAACGATTCTTTCATTGTGGACCTATTTCAGGGCCAGTACAAGTCGAAGCTGGTGTGCCCTGTATGTGCCAAG GTCTCCATCACATTTGACCCGTTCCTTTATCTGCCGGTGCCCTTGCCACAAAAACAAAAGGTTCTCCCTGTCTTTTATTTTGCCCGAGAGCCACATAGCAAGCCTATCAAG TTCCTGGTGAGTGTTAGCAAGGAAAATTCCAGTGTGAGTGAAGTTTTGGATTCCCTCTCTCAGAGTGTCCATGTGAAACCTGAGAACCTGCGTCTGGCTGAG GTAATTAAGAATCGCTTCCATCGCATATTCCTGCCCTCTCACTCATTGGACACTGTGTCCCCATCTGACATGCTTCTCTGCTTTGAGCTGCTGTCCCCAGAGTTAGCTAAGGAACGGGTAGTGGTGCTAGAAGTACAACAG CGCCCCCAGGTGCCCAGCATCCCTATCTCCAAGTGTGCCGCCTGCCAGCGGAAGCAGCAGTCAGAGGATGAAAAACTGAAGCGATGTACCCGGTGCTACCGTGTGGGCTACTGCAACCA gCTCTGTCAGAAAACCCATTGGCCTGACCACAAGGGTCTCTGCCGCCCTGAGAACATTGGCTACCCCTTCCTGGTCAGTGTACCTGCCTCACGCCTCACTTATGCCCGTCTTGCTCAGCTGCTAGAGGGTTATGCGCG GTACTCTGTGAGTGTATTCCAGCCACCCTTCCAGCCTGGTCGCATGGCCTTGGAGTCTCAGAGCCCTGGCTGTACCACACTGCTCTCCAATAGCTCCCTGGAGGCTGGGGACAGCGAGAAGGACtccactcagcctcctgagctccagcTGGTGACCTCTGTGGCTGAAGGGGATATGGGGGTCCCCCAGATGTGGGCATCTCCTGATCGGTGCCCTGTGCCTAGCACCAGTGGAATTTCTTCTGAGATGCTGACTAGTGGGCCTATTGAGGGTACTTCTTTGCCTCCTGTCGAGAGGGTGTCCCGGCCTGAAG CTGCTGTGCCAGGATACCAACATCCAAGTGAAGCCATAAATGCCCACACACCCCagttcttcatctataaaattgaTGCATCTAACCGAGAGCAGCGGCTAGAGGATAAAG GGGAGACCCCACTGGAGTTGGGTGATGACTGTAGCCTGGCTCTGGTTTGGCGAAACAATGAGCGCCTGCAGGAGTTTGTGTTGGTAGACTCCAAGGACCTGGAATGTGCTGAGGACCCAGGCTCTGCTGGTGAGGCTGCTCGCGCTGGCCACTTCACCCTGGACCAGTGCCTCAACCTCTTCACACGGCCTGAGGTGCTGGCACCTGAGGAGGCCTG GTACTGCCCACAGTGCAAACAGCACCGTGAGGCCTCCAAGCAACTGTTGCTATGGCGCTTGCCAAATGTGCTCATTGTGCAGCTCAAGCGCTTCTCCTTTCGTAGTTTTATCTGGCGTGATAAGATCAATGACTTGGTGGAGTTCCCGGTTCG GAACCTAGATCTGAGCAAGTTCTGTATTGGTCAGAAAGAGGAGCAGTTGCCCAGCTACGACCTGTATGCTGTCATCAACCACTATGGAGGCATGATTGGTGGCCACTACACGGCCTGCGCACGCCTGCCCAATGATCGCAGCAGCCAGCGCAGTGACGTGG GCTGGCGCTTATTTGATGACAGCACAGTGACGACAGTAGACGAGAGCCAGGTTGTGACACGTTATGCCTATGTACTCTTCTACCGCCGACGGAACTCTCCTGTGGAGAGGCCCCCAAGGGCAGGTCACTCTGAGCACCACCCAGACCTAGGCCCTGCAGCTGAGGCTGCTGCTAGCCAG GCTTCCCGGATTTGGCAGGAGCTCGAGGCCGAGGAGGAGCTGGTGCCTGAAGGGCCGGGGCCCCTGGGCCCATGGGGGCCCCAAGACTGGGTGGGCCCCCCGCCACGTGGCTCTACCACACCAGACGAGGGCTGCCTTCGGTACTTTGTCCTGGGCACCATGGCAGCTTTGGTGGCCCTTGTGCTCAACGTGTTCTATCCTCTGGTATCCCAGAGTCACTGGAGATGA